A section of the Lineus longissimus chromosome 1, tnLinLong1.2, whole genome shotgun sequence genome encodes:
- the LOC135489554 gene encoding uncharacterized protein LOC135489554: MTISRATEEKVVNRWSKPGPGFGMKNQQQEREPFSISPNPDDAGRLDFDKVKSGSCACVVDDAFTPSTNMSDLNVLRRPRNSRGSDYPKATLIKKSLCDQNGRDGNYFSDNFVDIPNPIPTGPSASSNRGLNTVISNAVLIRTTSIASTGSDNEAFSDEAEGSEPKSGLCDYSKSAASPSPSVVGETDQDIRRLTLASDSINPSHTSEQDFDSLLSNIERLRESGWFYENISRHQAKQLLRNKSMGAFIIRESTDPKHLFSLSVRTQRGTTSARIEYTNGRFRLDCEDSIRHHMPVFSCVVKLVNFYIKMGQKGNKPNPCVWLESTGRRDMPVRLSLPVRKELPSLRHFSRLAIANAVTDTRVHDSLFPNQETKKLTKLPLPNPLIRYLQSYPYPY, translated from the coding sequence ATGACAATTTCGCGAGCTACAGAGGAGAAGGTGGTAAACAGGTGGTCCAAACCTGGTCCTGGCTTTGGGATGAAAAACCAGCAGCAGGAGCGGGAGCCATTTTCAATATCCCCAAACCCAGATGATGCAGGGAGGCTAGACTTTGACAAGGTAAAAAGTGGTTCTTGTGCGTGTGTAGTGGATGATGCATTTACTCCCTCAACAAATATGTCTGATCTCAACGTCTTGCGCCGCCCAAGAAATTCCAGGGGATCCGATTATCCAAAAGCCACGCTGATCAAAAAATCATTGTGCGACCAAAATGGACGTGATGGGAACTATTTTAGTGACAATTTCGTGGATATACCTAACCCTATTCCTACTGGACCAAGTGCCTCTTCGAACCGTGGATTAAACACTGTGATATCGAACGCCGTTCTCATCAGAACCACAAGTATTGCGAGTACTGGTTCAGATAATGAAGCATTTAGTGACGAAGCCGAAGGCAGCGAGCCCAAATCGGGATTATGTGATTACTCAAAGAGCGCAGCCTCCCCGTCCCCTTCGGTCGTGGGGGAGACTGATCAGGATATACGACGGTTGACCCTAGCCAGTGATTCCATAAACCCTAGTCATACGTCGGAACAAGACTTTGATAGTTTACTGAGCAATATTGAACGATTGAGAGAAAGTGGGTGGTTCTACGAGAATATATCACGGCATCAGGCTAAACAGCTGTTAAGGAATAAAAGCATGGGTGCGTTTATTATTCGTGAAAGTACGGATCCTAAGCACTTGTTTTCTTTAAGCGTACGAACTCAAAGGGGAACTACGAGTGCGAGAATTGAATACACAAACGGACGTTTTCGCTTGGACTGCGAGGATTCGATCCGGCATCACATGCCCGTGTTTAGCTGTGTTGTAAAATTAGTCAATTTCTACATTAAAATGGGACAGAAAGGCAACAAGCCAAATCCATGTGTATGGTTGGAGAGTACTGGTCGTCGTGATATGCCGGTGAGACTCAGTCTACCTGTGAGAAAGGAACTGCCGAGTTTGAGACACTTTTCGCGTCTCGCTATTGCGAATGCCGTTACTGACACTCGGGTCCACGATAGTTTATTCCCAAATCAGGAGACAAAAAAGTTAACGAAACTGCCACTGCCAAATCCTTTGATTCGCTATCTGCAGAGTTATCCTTATCCTTACTGA